One Bacteroidota bacterium genomic region harbors:
- a CDS encoding SDR family oxidoreductase, with product MNLSLEGKYAVICGSTQGIGLATAEELALLGASCTLIARNEDALKSAVQHLDISLRQQHNYLVADFSKADEVRAVIEKHVAKTPVHILVNNTGGPPSGPVIEASEEAFLNTFNQHLICNHILTKAVFPSMKKEGYGRVINIISTSVKIPLKNLGVSNTIRGAVASWAKSMANEISQYNITVNNVLPGFTTTQRLTSLIDQLAKRGNTVIDVIEKNMVEEVPMKRFGVASEVAAVAAFLASPAASYVNGVSIPVDGGRTGSI from the coding sequence ATGAATCTTTCACTCGAAGGTAAATACGCCGTCATTTGTGGCAGCACACAAGGTATAGGTCTGGCAACAGCTGAAGAATTAGCACTGTTAGGTGCCAGTTGTACTTTGATAGCAAGAAATGAAGATGCATTAAAGTCAGCAGTGCAGCATCTTGATATTTCATTAAGACAGCAGCATAATTATCTTGTTGCCGACTTTAGTAAAGCTGATGAAGTAAGAGCGGTAATAGAAAAACATGTTGCAAAAACTCCCGTTCATATTTTAGTTAATAATACCGGTGGTCCGCCATCAGGCCCGGTTATTGAAGCAAGCGAAGAGGCTTTTTTGAATACATTTAATCAGCATCTTATTTGTAATCACATTTTAACTAAAGCTGTTTTTCCTTCAATGAAAAAGGAGGGATACGGAAGAGTAATTAATATTATTTCTACTTCAGTAAAAATTCCGTTGAAGAATTTAGGAGTAAGTAATACGATTCGTGGTGCTGTTGCCTCATGGGCAAAAAGTATGGCCAACGAAATAAGTCAGTATAATATCACCGTAAATAATGTGTTGCCTGGTTTTACAACTACACAACGATTAACATCCTTAATAGACCAGTTAGCAAAAAGGGGAAACACAGTTATTGATGTAATTGAGAAAAACATGGTTGAGGAAGTGCCCATGAAAAGATTTGGGGTTGCTTCAGAAGTAGCAGCAGTAGCCGCTTTCCTCGCATCACCTGCTGCCTCGTATGTAAATGGAGTAAGTATTCCTGTAGATGGTGGTCGTACGGGAAGTATATAA
- a CDS encoding GxxExxY protein — translation MTELERNEREEFLAKEIVDCAYRVHKQLGPGLLEKVYEVCFCHELAKKGISFKRQIDISIVYDGLKFDEGLRLDVLVDDLVICELKAKDELNLVWKAQIISHLKLTGKRIGFLINFNVTLIKDGIHRFRN, via the coding sequence ATGACAGAGTTGGAGAGAAACGAAAGAGAAGAGTTTCTTGCAAAGGAAATTGTGGACTGTGCTTATAGAGTCCATAAACAACTTGGACCAGGATTGCTTGAGAAAGTATATGAAGTTTGTTTTTGTCATGAATTAGCAAAGAAGGGAATTTCATTCAAAAGGCAAATCGATATTTCAATTGTTTATGATGGATTAAAATTTGACGAAGGCCTGAGACTGGATGTGTTGGTTGATGATTTAGTTATATGTGAGCTAAAGGCAAAAGATGAATTAAATTTGGTTTGGAAAGCGCAAATAATTAGCCATTTAAAGTTGACAGGAAAAAGGATTGGGTTTCTTATAAACTTTAATGTGACTTTAATTAAAGATGGAATTCACAGATTTAGAAACTAA
- a CDS encoding RidA family protein, whose amino-acid sequence MKEIINTSNASTPLGAYPHARKVGNLLFLSGIGPRSPKDNSIPGLELDTDGNIVKYDIEAETHSVFSNVKAVLEASGSSWNKMVDVTVYLTNMKKDFPIYNKIYGEYFKDVQACRTTVEVKSLPTPIAIELKVIATID is encoded by the coding sequence ATGAAAGAAATAATAAATACTTCAAACGCATCAACACCACTCGGTGCTTATCCGCATGCAAGAAAAGTTGGCAACCTTCTTTTTCTTTCCGGCATTGGCCCAAGAAGTCCGAAGGATAACTCAATTCCTGGATTGGAGCTCGATACAGATGGAAATATAGTGAAGTATGATATCGAAGCGGAAACTCACTCGGTTTTTTCAAATGTAAAAGCAGTACTCGAAGCGAGTGGCAGCAGTTGGAATAAAATGGTAGATGTAACAGTTTATCTCACAAACATGAAAAAGGATTTTCCAATTTATAATAAGATTTACGGTGAATACTTTAAAGATGTGCAGGCTTGTCGTACAACTGTTGAAGTTAAAAGTTTGCCAACACCAATTGCTATCGAATTAAAAGTGATTGCTACAATAGATTAA
- a CDS encoding aldehyde dehydrogenase, producing the protein MKLEIPYHLENFIGGFFIASVSGNFIDNINPATGEVYGQIPDSNENDVKIAVESAKKAFPSWSTTTVEQRFKILNRIAELIDEHLDELALAETNDNGKPLWLSKKVDIPRASANFRFFATGILHFATESHNMEDKAVNYTLRQPLGVVACISPWNLPLYLFTWKIAPALAAGNCVIAKPSEVTPVTAFLLAKICKEAGLPDGVLNILFGTGNITGEAIVKHPGIKAISFTGSTRAGERIASLAAPVFKKLSLELGGKNPAIIFSDCNWDKMMAETIRSSFSNQGEICLCSSRILIEESVYEKFKKEFVEKAKSLIIGDPLYEQTNQGAIVSKVHFDKIIRCINIAKQEAGKILCGGNVVNAGGRCAKGYFIEPTVVEGLGPDCQTNQEEIFGPVVTLQSFKTEEEALQLANATSYGLAATIWTQDISKANRMAAKVESGIIWVNCWLLRDLRTPFGGMKNSGVGKEGGWEALRFFTEAKNVCIQL; encoded by the coding sequence ATGAAACTGGAAATACCATATCACCTGGAAAATTTTATTGGTGGCTTTTTTATTGCATCAGTGAGTGGCAATTTTATTGATAATATTAACCCGGCAACAGGAGAAGTATATGGACAAATACCAGACAGCAATGAGAACGATGTAAAAATTGCTGTTGAATCTGCAAAGAAAGCTTTCCCTTCGTGGAGTACAACAACGGTTGAGCAAAGATTTAAAATTCTTAATCGTATAGCCGAGCTTATTGATGAACATCTTGATGAGTTGGCATTGGCAGAAACAAATGATAATGGTAAACCCCTTTGGCTAAGTAAGAAGGTTGATATTCCAAGAGCATCTGCAAACTTTCGTTTTTTTGCAACAGGTATATTGCACTTTGCTACTGAAAGTCATAATATGGAAGACAAGGCTGTGAATTATACTTTGCGTCAGCCTTTAGGAGTAGTTGCTTGTATATCGCCATGGAATCTTCCCCTTTATTTATTTACCTGGAAAATTGCACCAGCGTTAGCGGCAGGTAATTGTGTTATTGCAAAACCAAGTGAAGTAACTCCGGTCACAGCTTTTCTGCTTGCAAAGATTTGCAAAGAAGCAGGATTACCGGATGGAGTTCTCAATATTCTTTTTGGTACAGGTAATATTACCGGCGAAGCTATTGTTAAACACCCGGGCATTAAGGCTATATCATTTACAGGCAGCACCCGTGCAGGAGAAAGAATTGCTTCGTTGGCTGCGCCAGTATTTAAAAAACTTTCGCTGGAACTCGGCGGCAAAAATCCAGCAATCATTTTTTCAGATTGTAACTGGGATAAGATGATGGCTGAAACAATTCGTTCTTCTTTTTCTAACCAGGGTGAAATTTGTTTATGCAGCAGCCGGATCCTTATTGAAGAATCTGTTTATGAAAAATTCAAAAAGGAGTTTGTTGAAAAAGCGAAGAGCCTCATCATTGGCGATCCATTATATGAGCAAACAAACCAGGGAGCTATTGTGAGCAAAGTTCATTTTGATAAAATTATTCGTTGTATAAATATTGCCAAACAGGAAGCTGGAAAAATTTTATGTGGTGGAAATGTTGTAAATGCTGGCGGTCGTTGCGCAAAAGGATATTTTATTGAACCTACTGTTGTTGAAGGGTTAGGACCAGATTGTCAAACTAACCAGGAAGAGATCTTTGGTCCTGTTGTTACATTACAATCTTTCAAGACTGAAGAAGAAGCATTGCAATTAGCGAATGCTACTTCATACGGATTAGCTGCAACAATATGGACGCAGGATATTTCAAAAGCCAATCGTATGGCAGCAAAAGTTGAAAGTGGGATCATTTGGGTAAACTGCTGGCTACTTCGTGATTTAAGAACGCCATTTGGCGGAATGAAAAACAGCGGGGTAGGGAAGGAAGGTGGTTGGGAAGCTTTGCGATTTTTTACTGAAGCGAAAAATGTTTGTATACAATTATAG